Proteins encoded by one window of Fischerella sp. PCC 9605:
- a CDS encoding sensor histidine kinase, translating into MKRLHRLLYPPAWSIAAKLSAALLAVAIAPMSFTAYYNLQQSLESLEAGEYRKLELSATSAASRLDQLIIDIQRVLTQVSNDAGVVSFLAATTSAKREAFRPNLQQTLLNVFHSNPDFDAVFFMDKDGECLASTDPSFVGQNYAFREYFQQSIQGHSHVSSILVGTTTKRPGLFLSHPVRSPKGEIVGVAVLKIRGEDIWAIVNALQVGSLSYAFLIDQHGVIISHPDQSLLYHSLNPLPPETLKQVVTDRRYGLDEIKSLNIPELELMVKAKEPGHSGYHFPSEQMSRIVGFAPLQVQPWVLGVSQPKTEFKAPLNRLIWQHGSIVVMVGGITAIIALLLARSISRPIRALTAVAQTLEQGNFNSEPLLELPSRNDDMGQLVGVFLHMSDKVRDREQKLKQQVIELKIEIDETKRAREFAEITDNEHFQELQRKIQKLRASAVSTGETETEYYQRLQTQVKSLKERGRGGE; encoded by the coding sequence ATGAAGCGCTTACATCGGTTACTTTACCCGCCTGCCTGGTCTATTGCTGCTAAACTTTCAGCAGCTTTGCTTGCTGTGGCGATCGCGCCGATGAGCTTCACTGCCTACTACAATTTGCAACAAAGTTTAGAAAGTCTGGAGGCTGGTGAATACCGCAAACTAGAATTATCAGCTACCAGTGCTGCTAGCCGCCTTGACCAACTAATTATCGATATTCAGCGCGTTTTAACGCAAGTCAGTAATGATGCAGGTGTGGTGAGTTTCCTTGCTGCTACAACATCTGCAAAGCGAGAAGCTTTCCGCCCCAACTTGCAACAAACACTATTAAATGTCTTTCATTCTAACCCCGACTTTGATGCTGTCTTTTTCATGGATAAAGACGGTGAGTGTCTCGCTTCCACCGATCCATCATTTGTTGGTCAAAACTATGCTTTCCGTGAATACTTTCAACAGTCAATTCAGGGACACTCTCACGTTTCTAGTATCTTAGTGGGTACAACAACTAAACGACCAGGACTTTTCCTCTCTCACCCTGTGCGATCGCCCAAAGGCGAAATTGTCGGAGTGGCGGTACTCAAGATTAGAGGAGAAGATATCTGGGCAATAGTTAATGCATTGCAAGTAGGCTCCTTAAGCTACGCCTTCCTCATTGACCAGCATGGAGTAATCATCAGCCATCCCGATCAATCTCTCCTTTACCATAGCCTCAACCCTTTGCCACCAGAAACTCTTAAACAGGTCGTAACTGATAGACGCTATGGACTTGATGAGATTAAAAGCTTGAATATTCCAGAGTTGGAGTTGATGGTGAAAGCAAAAGAGCCGGGTCACAGCGGCTATCATTTTCCAAGTGAGCAGATGTCCCGGATAGTTGGCTTCGCACCTTTGCAAGTGCAACCTTGGGTATTGGGGGTTAGTCAACCCAAAACAGAATTTAAAGCTCCTTTAAATCGCCTCATTTGGCAGCACGGCAGTATTGTTGTGATGGTAGGAGGAATTACCGCAATCATTGCACTGCTCCTTGCACGAAGCATTTCCCGACCAATTCGCGCCCTTACAGCCGTAGCACAAACACTAGAGCAGGGGAATTTTAATTCTGAGCCGTTGCTTGAGCTGCCTTCCCGGAATGATGACATGGGACAGCTAGTAGGTGTCTTTTTACACATGTCTGATAAGGTTAGGGATAGAGAACAAAAGCTGAAACAGCAGGTAATTGAGCTAAAGATTGAGATTGACGAAACCAAGAGAGCTAGAGAGTTTGCGGAGATTACTGATAATGAACACTTTCAAGAATTACAGAGAAAGATTCAGAAACTTAGAGCTTCTGCTGTTAGTACAGGCGAAACAGAAACTGAGTACTATCAACGATTGCAAACTCAAGTAAAATCCCTCAAGGAGAGGGGGAGAGGGGGAGAGTAG